The following proteins come from a genomic window of Nitrospira sp.:
- the purS gene encoding phosphoribosylformylglycinamidine synthase subunit PurS, with product MKAKIHVTLKSGILDPQGKAIEHALDSLGFRNAANVRVGKYMELDLQETDKTKAEVAVKSMCEKLLANTIIEDYRYELTA from the coding sequence GTGAAAGCCAAAATTCACGTAACGTTGAAGTCAGGCATCTTGGATCCTCAAGGCAAGGCTATTGAGCATGCACTGGACTCATTGGGGTTTAGGAATGCGGCCAATGTCCGCGTCGGCAAGTATATGGAGCTAGATCTCCAGGAGACAGATAAGACGAAGGCAGAGGTTGCAGTCAAGTCGATGTGCGAGAAGCTCCTGGCGAATACGATCATTGAAGACTATCGGTATGAATTGACTGCGTAA
- the purL gene encoding phosphoribosylformylglycinamidine synthase subunit PurL: MQARTPPITKELIAQHNLTSEEYQKIIDILGREPNLTELGMFSVMWSEHCSYKSSRVHLKKLPTTGPRVVQGPGENAGAVDIGDGLCVVFKMESHNHPSFIEPYQGAATGVGGILRDIFTMGARPIALLDSLRFGELHSPKTRHLMKGVVSGIAGYGNCMGVPTVGGEIVFNDIYALNPLVNVFCLGLAHTDKIFRGTAAGVGNPVIYFGSKTGRDGIHGATMASDSFDDQSEQKRPTVQVGDPFTEKLLLEACLELMEGDLLVGIQDMGAAGLTSSSCEMASRAGNGMELDLTVVPRREPGMTPYEIMLSESQERMLMVAKAGKEEDCIAICRKWDLDVAVVGTVTADGILRVKDQGKVVAEIPAKSLADDGPRYERPYQPPAYQDMLTNLNYDVLPDVKDANVALLALLESPTIASKRWVYEQYDHMVRTNTTVRPGSDAAVVRIKGTNKAVAMTVDCNSRYCLLNPYEGARLAVAEAARNLVCSGAVPIGLTDCLNFGNPERPEIMWQFVMAIEGMKDACEHFQIPIVSGNVSFYNETNELSIYPTPMLGMVGLIDDVERSMTQWFKQEGDEILLLGSSREDLGGTEYLKVVHAREQGSPPYLSLTAEKALHDCVLSLIQNGFLRSAHDCSEGGVVVALTESCISGPERTFGAVVSLNRGRLRKDAVLFGESQSRVVVSAKPVDRQTILSEARRFGVPVEVIGAVSGERLVVSVGEDGSMEQVIDQPVATLYDRWACSLEQTLNHS; this comes from the coding sequence ATGCAGGCCCGTACTCCGCCAATTACCAAAGAACTCATCGCTCAGCACAATTTGACGAGCGAGGAGTATCAAAAAATCATCGACATTCTCGGGCGTGAGCCCAATCTGACGGAACTCGGCATGTTTTCCGTGATGTGGTCCGAGCACTGCTCGTACAAAAGCTCGCGCGTGCATTTAAAGAAGCTGCCGACGACTGGGCCTCGTGTCGTCCAGGGGCCAGGGGAAAATGCCGGGGCCGTCGATATTGGCGACGGGTTGTGCGTGGTATTCAAGATGGAATCGCACAACCACCCATCGTTTATCGAGCCCTATCAGGGCGCAGCCACGGGAGTGGGTGGCATTCTGCGCGACATCTTTACGATGGGCGCGAGGCCGATTGCGCTGCTCGATTCCCTGCGGTTTGGAGAGCTGCACTCGCCCAAGACTCGTCATCTCATGAAGGGGGTCGTTTCCGGCATTGCTGGTTACGGCAATTGCATGGGAGTTCCTACTGTGGGAGGCGAGATCGTCTTCAATGATATCTACGCGCTGAATCCATTGGTCAACGTGTTCTGTCTCGGTCTGGCCCATACAGACAAAATTTTCCGTGGCACGGCGGCAGGCGTTGGGAATCCTGTGATCTACTTCGGTTCCAAAACAGGCCGTGATGGGATTCATGGGGCGACGATGGCATCCGATTCGTTCGACGATCAATCAGAGCAGAAGCGGCCGACGGTACAGGTCGGTGATCCCTTTACCGAAAAATTGCTACTCGAAGCGTGTCTCGAGTTGATGGAGGGAGATCTGCTCGTCGGGATTCAAGATATGGGGGCGGCAGGGCTGACGAGTTCGTCGTGTGAGATGGCCTCCCGTGCCGGTAACGGGATGGAATTGGATCTGACCGTGGTCCCAAGGCGAGAGCCTGGGATGACGCCATACGAGATTATGCTGTCCGAGTCGCAAGAGCGGATGTTGATGGTGGCAAAAGCCGGCAAAGAAGAGGACTGTATCGCCATTTGCAGGAAGTGGGATTTGGATGTGGCTGTAGTCGGAACGGTGACGGCAGACGGTATCTTGCGTGTGAAAGATCAGGGCAAGGTCGTGGCGGAAATTCCTGCCAAATCGTTGGCCGACGACGGACCTCGGTATGAACGGCCTTATCAGCCACCAGCGTATCAGGATATGCTGACGAACCTGAATTATGACGTCCTTCCAGATGTGAAAGACGCAAATGTGGCCCTGTTGGCCTTGTTGGAGTCGCCGACCATTGCCAGCAAGCGATGGGTCTACGAACAGTATGATCACATGGTGCGGACGAATACGACGGTTCGTCCTGGATCCGATGCCGCGGTGGTGCGGATCAAAGGCACGAACAAAGCTGTGGCCATGACAGTCGATTGCAACAGCCGGTATTGCCTGTTGAATCCCTATGAAGGGGCCAGGCTGGCCGTGGCTGAGGCGGCGAGGAATCTCGTCTGCTCCGGGGCGGTACCGATTGGTTTGACGGATTGTCTCAATTTCGGTAATCCGGAACGACCGGAGATCATGTGGCAGTTCGTGATGGCAATCGAAGGCATGAAAGACGCCTGCGAGCATTTTCAGATTCCCATCGTGAGCGGGAATGTCAGCTTTTATAATGAAACGAATGAACTTTCCATTTACCCAACCCCCATGCTGGGTATGGTTGGGTTGATCGATGATGTGGAACGGTCGATGACTCAGTGGTTCAAGCAGGAAGGCGACGAGATCCTCTTGCTTGGCTCTTCTCGTGAGGATTTGGGTGGAACGGAGTATCTCAAGGTCGTGCATGCTCGTGAACAGGGGTCGCCGCCCTATCTCAGTCTGACTGCGGAAAAGGCGCTCCATGATTGCGTGCTGTCCCTGATTCAGAATGGTTTCTTACGATCCGCCCATGATTGTTCGGAAGGCGGTGTTGTTGTCGCATTGACGGAAAGCTGCATCTCTGGACCAGAGCGGACTTTCGGTGCCGTAGTAAGCTTGAACAGAGGTCGGCTTCGAAAAGACGCCGTTCTCTTTGGCGAAAGTCAATCGCGGGTGGTGGTCTCCGCAAAGCCGGTCGATCGACAGACGATACTTTCCGAGGCGAGGCGCTTTGGTGTGCCGGTGGAAGTGATCGGGGCCGTTTCCGGTGAACGGCTGGTCGTGTCTGTGGGAGAGGACGGTTCGATGGAACAGGTGATCGATCAGCCGGTGGCGACACTATATGATCGGTGGGCGTGTTCCTTGGAGCAAACGTTGAACCATTCCTAG
- the purQ gene encoding phosphoribosylformylglycinamidine synthase subunit PurQ, with the protein MNVGVLVFPGSNCDHDCVHVLKDVLGQNATMVWHKESSVAGLDAVILPGGFSYGDYLRTGAIARFSPVMQAVKQFAAEGKLVLGICNGFQILLEAGLLPGAMLRNKSLHFICRETYVKVENAATPFTNACKPGQVLKIPIAHADGNYYTDPVTLAGLQANAQITFRYCTVDGTVTPGSCPNGSLDNIAGLCNAEGNVLGMMPHPERCTETMLGNEDGRHLFQSMISFLEQKQVAEVW; encoded by the coding sequence ATGAATGTCGGTGTTCTTGTATTTCCCGGTAGTAATTGCGATCACGACTGTGTGCATGTCTTGAAAGATGTGCTCGGGCAGAATGCCACAATGGTGTGGCATAAGGAGTCGTCAGTAGCCGGCTTGGACGCGGTGATCCTGCCGGGGGGATTTTCATATGGCGATTATCTCCGTACCGGGGCGATTGCGCGGTTTTCTCCGGTCATGCAGGCAGTCAAGCAGTTTGCGGCTGAGGGAAAATTGGTGCTGGGGATCTGCAACGGATTTCAGATTCTGCTGGAAGCGGGTTTGTTGCCCGGGGCCATGTTGCGAAATAAGTCGCTGCACTTTATCTGCCGCGAGACTTACGTCAAAGTGGAGAACGCAGCGACGCCGTTTACGAATGCGTGCAAGCCTGGTCAGGTGCTCAAAATCCCGATTGCGCATGCGGATGGGAATTACTACACCGATCCGGTGACCTTAGCTGGGCTTCAAGCCAATGCACAGATCACCTTCCGCTATTGCACAGTAGATGGGACGGTCACGCCGGGGAGTTGTCCAAACGGCTCGCTCGACAACATTGCAGGACTTTGCAATGCCGAGGGGAATGTCCTGGGTATGATGCCCCATCCGGAGCGCTGTACCGAGACCATGTTGGGCAATGAAGATGGGAGACACCTCTTTCAATCGATGATCTCGTTTTTAGAGCAGAAGCAGGTGGCAGAAGTCTGGTAA
- a CDS encoding phosphoribosylaminoimidazolesuccinocarboxamide synthase — translation MAMGELLYEGKAKKIFSTGNPDQVVQYFKDDATAFNAQKRGTIVEKGVINNKVSERLFQLLEQNGIRTHFVERSNDREMLTKKVRIVPIEVVVRNVVAGSLAKRLGLKEGNRIDPAVVEFYYKNDGLGDPLVNDDHLRLMNVATPGVLRELRELGHAVNKVLKPFFAERKMQLVDFKLEFGVFHNKLILADEISPDTCRFWDMTTGESMDKDRFRKDMGKIEEAYQEVLKRVCG, via the coding sequence ATGGCGATGGGCGAGCTTCTTTACGAAGGCAAGGCGAAGAAGATCTTTTCGACGGGAAATCCAGACCAGGTCGTGCAGTATTTTAAAGACGATGCGACGGCCTTCAACGCACAGAAGCGCGGCACCATCGTTGAAAAAGGCGTCATTAACAACAAGGTCTCCGAGCGGCTGTTTCAGCTCTTGGAGCAAAACGGGATCCGGACACACTTTGTGGAGCGGTCGAATGACCGGGAAATGCTCACCAAGAAAGTCAGGATCGTCCCGATCGAAGTCGTGGTTCGGAACGTCGTCGCGGGGAGCTTGGCCAAACGGCTCGGATTGAAAGAGGGCAACCGGATCGATCCGGCGGTTGTTGAGTTCTACTACAAAAATGATGGACTTGGCGATCCGCTCGTCAATGACGATCATCTACGGCTGATGAATGTCGCAACGCCAGGAGTGTTGCGAGAGTTGCGAGAGCTCGGGCACGCGGTGAATAAGGTCCTCAAACCCTTCTTCGCCGAGCGGAAGATGCAGCTCGTCGATTTCAAGCTCGAGTTCGGGGTGTTTCACAATAAACTGATCTTGGCGGACGAGATTTCTCCAGACACGTGCCGTTTTTGGGACATGACGACCGGCGAATCGATGGATAAAGATCGGTTTCGGAAAGATATGGGGAAGATTGAGGAAGCGTATCAGGAGGTGTTGAAAAGGGTATGTGGGTAA
- a CDS encoding amidophosphoribosyltransferase — translation MHKELPIVSPDKFHDECAVFGVFGHEEAANLTYLGLYALQHRGQEASGIVAGDGEQVFVQKGMGLVADIFHKSVLEKLPGHMAVGHNRYSTTGGNDFKNVQPLTVNFALGNLALAHNGNLINAQMLRHELEAYGAIFQSTSDSEVIIHLIAHSRADSFLARIVDALSQVRGAFSVVLMTDNGLIAARDPYGLRPLCIGRLRGGWIVASETCALDLLDAEYIREVEPGELIVITDQGLDSHHPFPKQHPAMCVFEYVYFARPDSKIFGGNTVYTTRKALGRQLAQEAGVPADIVIPVPDSGVPAALGYAEGAGIRFETGLIRNHYVGRTFIEPEQSIRHFGVKVKLNAVPEVLEGKRVVVIDDSLVRGTTSRKIVKMIRQAGAKEVHMRISSPPIISPCFYGIDTPTKKELIASDHSTEEIRKYITADSLAYLSLDGMLKSAPKTPDQYCTACFTERYPLPFTRAEELQLGLFESAR, via the coding sequence ATGCACAAAGAACTGCCGATCGTCTCGCCAGATAAGTTCCACGACGAATGCGCCGTCTTCGGCGTCTTCGGCCACGAAGAAGCAGCCAATCTGACGTACTTGGGTCTGTACGCGCTGCAGCATCGCGGGCAAGAGGCATCCGGAATTGTCGCGGGGGATGGGGAGCAAGTGTTCGTGCAGAAAGGCATGGGTCTTGTCGCCGACATTTTTCACAAGTCAGTGCTGGAGAAATTGCCCGGCCATATGGCCGTCGGACACAATCGCTATTCCACGACCGGCGGCAACGACTTTAAGAATGTGCAGCCATTGACCGTGAATTTTGCGCTGGGCAATTTGGCGTTGGCGCATAATGGCAATCTCATCAATGCCCAGATGCTCCGACACGAACTGGAAGCCTACGGGGCGATCTTCCAGTCCACATCGGATAGTGAGGTCATTATCCACCTCATCGCCCATTCACGCGCAGATTCCTTTCTCGCGCGTATCGTCGATGCGCTGAGTCAGGTGCGCGGCGCATTTTCTGTTGTTTTGATGACCGACAATGGGCTCATCGCCGCGCGTGATCCGTACGGACTCAGACCGCTCTGTATCGGGCGTCTTCGTGGTGGCTGGATTGTGGCGTCGGAGACCTGTGCATTGGACTTGCTTGATGCCGAGTATATTCGAGAGGTGGAACCGGGTGAGCTGATCGTGATCACCGACCAAGGGCTCGATAGTCATCATCCGTTTCCCAAACAGCATCCAGCCATGTGTGTGTTCGAGTATGTGTATTTTGCCAGGCCTGATAGTAAAATCTTCGGGGGAAACACCGTTTATACCACGCGTAAGGCGCTGGGACGGCAGTTGGCTCAGGAGGCGGGGGTACCGGCAGATATCGTCATTCCTGTTCCAGACTCCGGTGTCCCGGCGGCGCTTGGTTATGCCGAAGGGGCTGGGATTCGCTTTGAAACCGGTTTGATCCGTAACCACTACGTTGGGCGGACATTCATTGAACCCGAACAGTCGATTCGTCACTTCGGGGTCAAGGTTAAGCTGAATGCTGTGCCGGAGGTGTTGGAGGGGAAGCGGGTTGTTGTCATTGACGATTCGTTAGTTCGTGGCACGACGAGTCGCAAGATCGTCAAGATGATCCGACAAGCCGGGGCGAAAGAAGTCCACATGCGAATTAGCTCACCGCCGATCATCTCGCCCTGTTTCTATGGAATCGATACTCCGACGAAAAAAGAGCTGATCGCCTCTGATCACTCAACCGAAGAAATCCGCAAATACATCACTGCGGACAGCTTGGCCTATCTCAGCCTTGATGGGATGCTCAAGTCTGCACCAAAGACACCTGATCAATACTGTACGGCCTGTTTCACGGAACGCTATCCCCTCCCGTTTACCCGTGCGGAAGAGCTTCAGCTTGGCCTATTCGAATCAGCGCGCTGA
- a CDS encoding tetratricopeptide repeat protein, translating into MTGRHSLSEELNRQGNEHFSRGFYTEAYTCYAKALEYDRLTGDQRALVATLGNLGNICAVSGRRDAAQANYQEVLELQKVLGDEKGIGTTLANLGNLRADAGEWDRARAYYLEALDLMTKTHDESAQAVLFSDLGLVARETGHFEEAIQLYERSLELMRRLGNLGGVADAWRMIGRTFLIQKRYNEATACCQTSQSVAERLGDELRVGGARYVLAQCYEDMGRVQDAADLLEQVVYMDRKYCLPKLEENTQRLRALRARLADPYQSRPHRGMQA; encoded by the coding sequence ATGACAGGGCGTCACAGCCTCTCCGAAGAATTGAATCGACAAGGTAACGAGCATTTCTCACGAGGGTTCTACACGGAGGCCTATACCTGTTACGCCAAGGCGTTAGAGTATGATCGGCTCACCGGTGATCAACGTGCCCTGGTTGCCACACTGGGTAACTTGGGGAATATCTGCGCAGTCAGCGGACGGCGTGATGCCGCCCAGGCGAATTATCAGGAGGTCTTGGAATTGCAAAAAGTCCTCGGTGATGAAAAGGGCATCGGGACGACGCTGGCCAACCTGGGGAACCTTCGGGCTGATGCTGGCGAATGGGATCGGGCACGGGCGTATTATCTGGAGGCACTCGATCTCATGACCAAAACACATGATGAGTCGGCCCAAGCCGTCCTGTTCTCGGACCTTGGTTTGGTGGCTCGTGAAACCGGTCACTTTGAGGAGGCTATTCAGTTGTACGAACGATCGTTGGAGTTGATGCGCCGGTTGGGGAATCTGGGCGGTGTGGCGGACGCCTGGCGCATGATAGGCCGCACATTCTTGATACAAAAACGCTACAATGAGGCCACCGCTTGTTGCCAAACCAGTCAGTCGGTCGCCGAGCGATTAGGCGATGAGCTTCGTGTCGGTGGCGCCCGATACGTGCTGGCTCAATGTTATGAGGACATGGGGCGTGTGCAGGACGCCGCCGATCTGCTCGAACAAGTGGTATACATGGATCGCAAGTATTGCCTGCCGAAATTGGA
- a CDS encoding PilZ domain-containing protein, with product MDSYDMMPPEQDDEKELQPRGRPRVPVDYPVQFTGDEGAGHGMVRNLTLAGGEVDSQIQLPIGARVCLHVQPPGARPPIIITLAIVRWKQGDRFGIEFVRFEGTAKDQLKDMLNQREGPAQD from the coding sequence GTGGACTCCTACGATATGATGCCGCCTGAACAAGACGACGAAAAAGAGCTGCAACCAAGAGGTCGACCACGAGTGCCGGTCGACTATCCCGTCCAATTCACCGGAGACGAAGGGGCAGGCCATGGGATGGTGAGGAACCTGACACTCGCCGGCGGTGAGGTTGACAGTCAGATCCAGCTTCCTATCGGAGCGCGTGTGTGTCTTCACGTGCAGCCTCCAGGTGCTCGGCCTCCGATCATCATCACTCTTGCCATCGTCCGATGGAAGCAAGGTGATCGATTCGGAATCGAGTTTGTTCGATTTGAGGGGACGGCCAAGGACCAGCTCAAGGATATGCTGAACCAGCGCGAAGGTCCTGCCCAAGATTAG